A stretch of Saccharothrix texasensis DNA encodes these proteins:
- a CDS encoding peptidase inhibitor family I36 protein: MRVTRRLVGLAAVITTVIGSFAIAPTASAATIEGCREAYLCFYFNSNFEGARADYLLSDGDLDNEKFNNAGTDGNGFNYVVKNHAASVVNNWSYYATVYYNSGCNGSVASQSFGAYGKGNFTEPMKNDNASFKWPTSSGTFRDCANRDQF, from the coding sequence ATGCGCGTCACACGAAGGTTGGTCGGCCTCGCGGCGGTCATCACCACGGTCATCGGAAGCTTCGCCATCGCTCCGACGGCCTCGGCTGCGACGATCGAGGGGTGCCGCGAGGCCTACCTCTGCTTCTACTTCAACAGCAACTTCGAGGGTGCCCGCGCCGACTACCTGCTCTCGGACGGGGACCTCGACAACGAGAAGTTCAACAACGCCGGCACCGACGGGAACGGCTTCAACTACGTGGTGAAGAACCACGCGGCCTCGGTCGTCAACAACTGGTCCTACTACGCGACCGTCTACTACAACAGCGGCTGCAACGGCAGCGTCGCGTCGCAGTCGTTCGGCGCGTACGGCAAGGGCAACTTCACCGAGCCCATGAAGAACGACAACGCGAGCTTCAAGTGGCCCACGAGTTCGGGCACCTTCAGGGACTGCGCCAACCGGGACCAGTTCTAG